The Nitrospirota bacterium genome includes a window with the following:
- a CDS encoding J domain-containing protein: MATTPRDYYQVLGLPKSASADDIKKAYRRLARQVHPDLHSGSKKSEMEKKFKELNEAHEVLSDPAKRKKYDQHGANWEQAEAYEQARRQAAARGESGPEFSSGGEGFSDIFENLFKGRGRAGNGRGFAIQGEDLETEVQLTLAEVFTGVTKRLTLQEPVPCSTCHGSGALRGRTCPTCQGHGATLQPNTIEVRIPAGVQDGTRVRVAGKGQAGANGGKPGDLYLRVTIIQDKVFRRQGSDIHVSLPVFPWEAALGADVMAPTLMEPVRVKVPPGSKAEGKLRLKGKGLPAAAGGHGDLFLTIQIVMPPSLTDEERKLYDQLRAIEHPDPRAELLAQAKRRSQP; encoded by the coding sequence ATGGCTACGACACCACGCGACTACTACCAGGTTCTCGGTCTCCCCAAGTCTGCCTCGGCGGACGACATCAAAAAAGCCTATCGCCGCCTCGCCCGCCAGGTCCATCCCGATCTCCATAGCGGGTCCAAGAAGTCGGAAATGGAAAAGAAGTTCAAGGAATTGAACGAAGCGCACGAAGTCCTCAGCGATCCGGCCAAACGCAAAAAATACGATCAACATGGAGCCAACTGGGAGCAAGCTGAGGCCTACGAGCAAGCGCGCCGACAAGCCGCTGCCCGCGGGGAGAGCGGCCCAGAGTTTTCATCCGGAGGAGAAGGCTTTTCCGACATCTTTGAAAATCTGTTCAAGGGACGGGGGCGAGCCGGTAATGGTCGCGGGTTTGCCATCCAGGGCGAGGACCTTGAAACGGAAGTGCAACTGACCCTGGCCGAGGTCTTCACCGGCGTGACGAAGCGCCTGACCTTGCAAGAGCCGGTGCCCTGCTCCACCTGCCACGGGAGCGGAGCCCTACGAGGACGAACCTGCCCAACCTGCCAGGGGCACGGGGCGACATTGCAGCCCAACACGATCGAAGTCCGAATCCCCGCCGGGGTTCAGGATGGCACGAGGGTGCGAGTGGCCGGCAAGGGACAAGCCGGCGCCAACGGCGGCAAACCAGGCGACCTCTACCTGCGCGTGACAATCATCCAAGACAAAGTCTTTCGCCGGCAGGGCAGCGACATTCACGTCTCCCTCCCCGTCTTCCCATGGGAAGCGGCCCTGGGTGCCGATGTAATGGCTCCCACCCTGATGGAACCGGTTCGCGTGAAAGTTCCGCCTGGGAGCAAGGCTGAGGGCAAGCTTCGGTTGAAGGGCAAGGGCCTCCCAGCTGCAGCGGGCGGCCATGGCGATCTCTTTCTGACGATCCAAATCGTGATGCCGCCCTCCCTGACCGATGAAGAACGCAAACTCTACGACCAACTCCGGGCTATCGAGCATCCGGACCCGCGCGCCGAGCTACTGGCCCAGGCTAAACGCCGATCACAGCCATGA
- a CDS encoding phosphoadenosine phosphosulfate reductase family protein, with translation MNCTKCKTKAVIGLTRHNAAFCKGCFNGFVHDQVARAIKSEWMFGKEAKILVAVSGGKDSLALWDILLKLGYKADALYVNLGIGAYSEQSHAKVTKFTETVAAAHGATLHVHTVEQEAGAGIKELAQLIHRPTCSTCGTIKRYQFNRVAIEQQYDVMATGHNLDDEAARLLGNVLHWQEEYLDKQGPSLPASVAGFAKKVKPLYRLSERELAAYAVLNRIDYIVEECPMAKGSKMIQYKEVLNRLETESPGTKQTFYWGFLEKQSKKQPTATTMAEKDRAVLHPCTSCNQPTTAEVCSYCKMMARAKTVAPH, from the coding sequence ATGAATTGCACCAAATGTAAAACCAAGGCGGTCATCGGCCTCACCCGCCACAATGCGGCCTTCTGCAAAGGTTGTTTCAACGGTTTCGTCCACGATCAGGTGGCGCGGGCCATCAAATCGGAGTGGATGTTCGGAAAAGAGGCGAAGATTCTCGTGGCTGTGTCAGGCGGGAAAGACAGCCTGGCGCTCTGGGACATTCTGCTCAAGCTCGGCTACAAGGCCGACGCACTCTATGTAAATCTCGGTATCGGGGCCTATTCCGAACAGTCGCATGCCAAGGTCACGAAGTTCACCGAAACGGTCGCCGCCGCTCATGGCGCCACGCTGCACGTTCATACGGTCGAGCAGGAGGCCGGCGCAGGGATCAAGGAGCTGGCCCAGCTCATCCATCGCCCCACCTGTTCGACATGCGGCACTATTAAGCGCTACCAATTCAATCGCGTCGCAATCGAGCAGCAATACGACGTGATGGCCACCGGCCACAACCTCGACGACGAGGCGGCCAGGCTCCTGGGTAACGTGCTCCATTGGCAGGAAGAATATCTGGACAAGCAGGGTCCCTCGTTGCCGGCCTCGGTGGCAGGCTTCGCCAAGAAGGTAAAGCCCCTCTATCGGCTCTCGGAACGGGAACTCGCAGCCTATGCGGTCTTGAACCGGATCGATTACATCGTCGAGGAATGTCCCATGGCCAAGGGTTCCAAGATGATCCAGTACAAGGAAGTCTTGAATCGTCTGGAGACCGAGTCGCCTGGCACCAAACAGACCTTCTATTGGGGGTTCCTCGAAAAGCAAAGCAAGAAGCAGCCGACGGCGACCACCATGGCGGAGAAAGACCGCGCCGTCCTCCATCCCTGCACCTCTTGTAATCAACCCACTACCGCCGAGGTCTGCTCCTACTGCAAGATGATGGCGAGGGCCAAGACCGTCGCCCCACACTGA
- a CDS encoding MoaD/ThiS family protein, giving the protein MQVQLSHPSRTVEVKGPKKVKDLLRELNLVVEAHLVIKGDDLVTEDEMLYEGDQIEVRPVISGGSPRFTSPQ; this is encoded by the coding sequence ATGCAAGTTCAACTGAGCCACCCATCCAGAACTGTTGAAGTCAAAGGTCCTAAAAAGGTCAAGGATCTCCTGCGCGAATTGAATCTCGTCGTCGAAGCCCATCTGGTCATCAAGGGCGACGATCTCGTCACAGAAGACGAGATGCTCTACGAAGGCGATCAGATTGAAGTCAGACCAGTCATCTCCGGCGGCTCACCACGCTTCACGAGCCCCCAATGA
- a CDS encoding DUF4931 domain-containing protein: MPDLRRDPIVGRWVIISTERNARPHDFTPVPAARPLAASLCPFCLGQERLAPKEIMAYRPQPSEPNSPNWTVRVVPNKFPALQVEGNLDREGLGLYDRMNGVGAHEVIIETPSHKDSLADMPTKGVEDVLWAYRDRMIDLKKDLRLRYILIFKNHGASAGASLEHSHSQLIALPITPTSVLEEIDGCRAHYEKKERCIYCDILRQDLSDGDRVVAENQEFLCVTPFAPRFPFEMWILPKRHAGYFEESQKTQFEFLAPILSEALRRMNKVLANPAYNFILHSSPLHEKTGDFYHWHIEIIPKLTQVAGFEWGTGFYINPVAPEEAAKFLRDATI, encoded by the coding sequence ATGCCTGATTTACGACGTGATCCGATTGTCGGCCGGTGGGTGATTATTTCGACGGAACGCAACGCCCGCCCTCACGACTTCACTCCCGTGCCAGCAGCCAGGCCGTTGGCCGCGTCCCTCTGCCCCTTTTGTCTGGGACAAGAGCGGCTCGCGCCGAAAGAGATCATGGCCTACCGGCCGCAGCCGTCCGAGCCCAACAGCCCGAACTGGACCGTACGCGTCGTGCCGAACAAGTTCCCGGCGCTCCAAGTTGAAGGCAACCTCGATCGCGAAGGCCTCGGCCTCTACGACCGGATGAACGGGGTCGGCGCCCATGAAGTCATCATCGAAACTCCAAGCCACAAGGACAGTCTGGCCGACATGCCGACGAAGGGGGTCGAAGACGTGCTCTGGGCCTACCGCGACCGCATGATCGATCTGAAGAAGGACTTGCGGCTCCGCTACATTCTGATTTTCAAGAACCATGGAGCATCGGCCGGCGCCTCATTGGAGCACAGCCACTCGCAGCTCATCGCCTTGCCGATCACCCCCACCAGCGTCCTGGAAGAAATCGATGGCTGCCGGGCTCACTATGAAAAAAAAGAGCGCTGCATCTACTGCGACATCCTCCGGCAGGATCTTTCGGATGGAGACCGTGTGGTGGCGGAAAACCAGGAATTCCTTTGCGTCACGCCGTTCGCGCCGCGCTTTCCCTTTGAAATGTGGATTCTCCCCAAGCGCCATGCCGGCTACTTCGAGGAAAGCCAGAAGACGCAATTCGAGTTCCTGGCCCCCATCCTCTCGGAAGCCCTGCGGCGCATGAACAAGGTCCTCGCCAACCCGGCCTATAACTTCATCCTGCACAGCTCTCCTCTCCACGAGAAGACCGGCGACTTCTACCACTGGCATATCGAGATCATTCCGAAACTGACCCAAGTGGCCGGCTTCGAATGGGGCACGGGCTTCTACATCAATCCTGTGGCGCCGGAAGAAGCAGCCAAGTTTCTGCGGGACGCAACGATTTAA